GCTCTCCAGCTCCGCCCTCTTTGACCATGCCCTCTTTGGGGAGGTGGCCTGTCGCCTCTACTTGTTCCTGAGTGTATGCTTTGTCAGCCTGGCCATCCTCTCTGTGTCGGCCATCAACGTGGAACGCTATTATTACGTGGTCCACCCCATGCGCTATGAGGTGCGCATGACGCTGGGGCTGGTGGCCTCTGTgctggtgggtgtgtgggtgaAAGCCTTGGCCATGGCATCTGTGCCAGTGTTGGGGAGGGTCTCCTGGGAGGAAGGAGCTCCCAGTGTCCCCCCAGGCTGTTCACTCCAATGGAGCCACAGTGCCTACTGCCAGCTTTTTGTGGTTGTCTTTGCTGTCCTTTACTTCTTGTTGCCCCTGCTCCTCATCCTTGTGGTCTACTGCAGCATGTTCCGAGTGGCTCGTGTGGCTGCCATGCAGCATGGGCCACTGCCCACATGGATGGAGACACCCCGGCAACGCTCCGAGTCTCTCAGCAGCCGCTCCACTATGGTCACCAGCTCAGGGGCCCCCCAGACCACCCCACACCGGACGTTTGGAGGAGGGAAGGCGGCAGTGGTCCTCCTGGCTGTGGGGGGACAGTTCTTGCTCTGTTGGTTGCCCTATTTCTCTTTCCACCTCTACGTTGCCCTGAGTGCTCAGCCCATTTCGACTGGGCAGGTGGAGAGTGTGGTGACCTGGATTGGCTACTTTTGCTTCACTTCCAACCCTTTCTTCTATGGATGTCTCAACCGGCAGATCCGGGGGGAGCTCAGCAAGCAGTTTGTCTGCTTCTTCAAGCCAGCTCCAGAGGAAGAGCTAAGGCTGCCTAGCCGGGAGGGATCCATTGAGGAGAATTTCCTGCAGTTCCTTCAGGGGACTGGCTGTCCCACCGAGTCCTGGGTTTCCCGACCGCTACCCAGCCCCAAGCAGGAGCCACCTGCTGTTGACTTTCGAATCCCAGGCCAGATAGCTGAGGAGACCT
The sequence above is drawn from the Cynocephalus volans isolate mCynVol1 chromosome 8, mCynVol1.pri, whole genome shotgun sequence genome and encodes:
- the GPR61 gene encoding LOW QUALITY PROTEIN: G-protein coupled receptor 61 (The sequence of the model RefSeq protein was modified relative to this genomic sequence to represent the inferred CDS: deleted 1 base in 1 codon) gives rise to the protein MEGTFMHSMNPWITIPERGKGYGEQRKGSGKGGAGGHSKGGVLSGQGSHLSHVSCFFAVTKADPGATFCQKGDISLSPQLPGLALCTQTSPKAGDKSLTKRLQQEVPRTKLGSLCLGLPSQGIWTRMGDGPVQEVPWVSSFGPMESSPIPQSSGNSSTLGRVPQTPGPSTASGVPEVGLRDIASESVALFFMLLLDLTAVAGNAAVMAVIAKTPALRKFVFVFHLCLVDLMAALTLMPLAMLSSSALFDHALFGEVACRLYLFLSVCFVSLAILSVSAINVERYYYVVHPMRYEVRMTLGLVASVLVGVWVKALAMASVPVLGRVSWEEGAPSVPPGCSLQWSHSAYCQLFVVVFAVLYFLLPLLLILVVYCSMFRVARVAAMQHGPLPTWMETPRQRSESLSSRSTMVTSSGAPQTTPHRTFGGGKAAVVLLAVGGQFLLCWLPYFSFHLYVALSAQPISTGQVESVVTWIGYFCFTSNPFFYGCLNRQIRGELSKQFVCFFKPAPEEELRLPSREGSIEENFLQFLQGTGCPTESWVSRPLPSPKQEPPAVDFRIPGQIAEETSEFLEQQLTSDIIMSDSYLRPAPSPRLES